Below is a genomic region from Pseudomonas frederiksbergensis.
ACTCCGACGGGTAACGTGCCGGCGACCTTAGCGGTCGGCAGTGAAGAACTCCGGTACTGGAAACTCAGCACCTTGATCCTCGCCTGCACCACCCTGCTGGGCTTTGGCCTGTGGTGGCGTGCGCGTTGGCAGCCGGCAATTCTGCGCGCCGCGCAAACGGGCCCGAGCCCGCGAACACTGCTCGACGACCTCAAGCGTGCCAGCCAGGCCAACGACCCACAGGCCACGCGCCAGGCACTCGACGCCTGGGCTCGTCAACAACCGGAAACCCTGGCCGACATGGCCGCCCGCTTCGTGCCACTGTCCGACGCACTGGACGGTCTGAACGGCGCGCTTTACAGCGAAAGCGGGCAGTACTGGCAAGGCGAAGAACTCTGGCGCGCGATCCGCGCCATCCCGATCGCCGAACGGGTCCATGATCCGGTCGGCGACAGTGGTTTACCGCCGCTGTATCCGAAGTGAGGGTCTTCAGCTTTTGAGATGGAGCTCGGCGTCCAGATGAATCGCCTGCAAAAAAGCGCTGTCGTGAGAGACGACGATCAATGCCCCTTGGTACTGATCAAGCATCTGCTCCAGCGCGACTCGACTGGGCAGGTCCAGATGGTTGTCCGGCTCATCCAGTAACAGTAATTGCGGTGGCCGCTGTGCATACAACTGCGCGGCCAGTGCGATTTTCAAACGTTCGCCACCACTCAACTGACAGGTCTTGAGCATCGCACGATCCGCATCAATACCCATCTGCGCCAACCGGGTTTGCGCCTCGGCTTCGGGCAACTCCGGATTACTCTCGTAGAGCCATTGCACCGCCGTGCGTTCGGGGTACTGTAATCCGGCGTGCTGATCCAGCCAGCCGACATGGCAATGGCGTATGAGCTTGCCTTCGCGCACTGGCAGTTCGCCGGCAATCACCTGCAACAGAGTCGACTTCCCGCTGCCATTGGCGCCCAGGATTGCCATGCGCATCGGCCCCGTCAGCGTCAGATTGACAGGCGCCGTGTCACCGAACGGCAGCACGACGTCGTTGAGCTGCAGTATCAGCTTGCCGTTGGGTACCACGCTTTCCGGGGACAGCATCATGCGCTGAATCTCCGGCGCGCACCGTGCACGGGCCTCGGCGATACGTTGTTGTTGCTGCTCCCGGGCCAACTGTTGATTGAGGCGCAATTTCCCCTGACTGTTTTCACTGCGCTCTTTCTGGGCATTGGTGATCAGTTTGGTCTGATTGCCGTCGCGGGCCTGACGGTCGCCGCGCGCATTACGCCGTTGCTGACGCTCCATCTGCACGACCATCTCGCGTTGCTCACGCTTGGCCTGTGCCCGCTCACCTTGCAACGCCGACTGGAACGACTGCTGTTCTTGCTCGCGCGCCGCCGCATACTGACTGTAGTTGCCGCCATAGGCCGACAGCCCCAATGGCGAAAGCTCGACGATTTCGTTCATGTGTTCCAAAAGGCTCCGGTCGTGGCTGATCAACACCAGGCCGTTGGGCCAGCGATCGATCTGCTGCGCGAGCTTGTGTTGCTGATCAATATCCAGGTGGTTGCTGGGTTCATCGAGAATGAGCCAGTCGGCCCTGGATAACCACGCGCCCAGCAACGCTACCCGTTGCCGTTCGCCACCGCTGAGTGTGTCGGTGCGAGCGGCGGCATTCAAATGGCCCAGACCGATCCGCTCCAGTTCCGCCTCAAGGCGTGTGGCGCAATCCCATTGATCGACCGCCAGCGAATGGTCGTCATCGTCGACGCTGCCCTGAGCAATGCGATCCAGCGCCGCCAGAACAGGGGCGACACCGGCCAGCGCAGCAACGCTGGGATAGCGCTCGGGTTCCAGTAACTGTGCCACGGCGTAAACTCGCCCTTCCCGACGGACGATGCCGCTGGTGGGCCGCTGTTCTCCGGTCAGAAGCCGACCAAGCAAGGACTTGCCACAGCCATTGGCACCGACGATGCCGGTGGCCCTGGCACTGAAGGTGTGGTTCAAGTCATCGAACAGAACGCGCCCGTCAGGCAGGTTGAACGACACATGATCAAGTTGAAGTAACCGTTGGGTCATGACGCTTCCTTAAACACTCGGCCAGATCGGCACTGAACAACTCCCTGATGGTGCGCGACAGCGTCGGGCGGACGGGCAATCACCGTGAACACCAGACGCCCCGTTGGCCAATGTACCTAAGGCCGCCACCAATCGACAGGCAATCGTTCAAGGCTTTCAGCATCCCCGGTCTTTTGCCAGTAAACTCCCTCTCCTTTAGCCGCCACCCTTTTCCTCGCGGCCATCACCTTACTTTTCGCGGAGTACGCCTTGCGTCTGTTCCACACCTCCGACTGGCACCTTGGGCAGAACCTGCATGGCCAGGAACGCGACTTCGAGCACGGCTGTTTCCTTGACTGGCTGCTGCGGCAACTTGGGCTGGAAAAGCCCGATGTGCTGCTGATCGCCGGTGACATCTTCGACACGGTCAATCCGCCGGTCAAAGCCCAGGAACGACTCTACGACTTCATCGTCAGCGCGCACGAACAACAGCCGTCGCTGACCATCGTGATGATCGCCGGCAACCACGACTCCGGCTCGCGGATCGAATTGCCCGCGCCGCTGATGCGCCGTTTGCGCACTCACGCGCTGGGCCGGGTGTTGTGGCTTGATGACGGTCAACTGGATGCGGAACGCTTGCTGATTCCACTGCCCGACGCCTCGGGCGAAATCGCTGCCTGGTGCCTGGCGCTGCCGTTCCTGCGCCCCGCCGAAGTCACCGGCGCCCACTTGGGCGACGACTATCTGCGCGGTATCGGTCAGGTGCATGAATGGCTGATTGCAGCCGCCAATGCCAAGCGTCAACCCGGTCAGGCGCTGATCGCCATCAGCCACGCGCACATGGCCGGTGGATCGGTGTCCGAGGACTCCGAGCGCAGCCTGATCATCGGCAATGCCGAAGCCCTGCCCGCCAGCCTGTTCGGGCAAAGCATCAGCTACGTCGCGCTTGGCCACTTGCACAAACCACAGAAGGTCAACGGCGAGGAGCGCATTCGCTACAGCGGCTCGCCGATTCCGCTGTCGTTTTCCGAGATCGGCTATCCGCATCAGATTCTCGACATCACGCTCGACGGCGAGACGCTGCTCAGCGTCGAGCCGCGGTTGATCCCCCGTGCGGTCAACCTGCAACGCCTCGGCCCTGCTCCGCTCAGTGAAATCCTGACGCAGTTGGCAGACCTGCCGAACATCGACCTGTTGGCCGACCTCCAGCGCCAGCCGTGGCTCGAAGTCCGCGTACGCCTCGACGAACCGCAGCCGGACCTGCGTCAACAAATCGAAACCGCGTTGCAAGGCAAAGCTGTGCGGCTGGTGCGAATCGCTGCCGAATATGCAGGCTCCGGCAGTCGAGACGGCGCTGACGACAACGGTCAGTTGATCGAACTGGATCAGCTCACCCCACAGGAATTGTTCAGCCGCGCCTGGCTGGACAACTATGGCAGCGCCGTCGACGAACAGACGCTCAAGGACTTTGCGCTGCTGCTACAAGACGTTCAGCAGGAGAGCGAACAGCCATGAAAATTCTCGCGATCCGCCTGAAAAACCTCGCCTCGCTGGCGGGCCCCTTTGAAATTGACTTCACCGCCGAACCGCTGGCCAGTGCCGGCCTGTTCGCGATTACCGGGCCAACCGGCGCCGGCAAAAGCACCTTGCTCGATGCCCTGTGCCTGGCGCTGTTTGGTGCGGTGCCACGCCTCAACAACACCGGACGAGACGCCAAAGTACCGGATGCAGACGGCGAGATCGCCACGGGCGACCCGCGCACCCTGCTGCGCCGCGGTACCGGTGATGGCTATGCCGAAGTCGACTTTGTCGGCATCGACGGCCGTCGCTACCGGGCGCGCTGGGAAGCCAATCGCGCCCGTGAAAAAGCCAACGGCAAGCTGCAAGCCAGCCGCCAAAGCCTGCGCGACCTCGATACCGATCAACTGCTGGCCAGCCAGAAAGGCGAATACAAGACTCAGCTTGAAGCCGTGCTGGGCCTGAACTTCGAACAGTTCACCCGTGCCGTGATGCTGGCCCAAAGCGAGTTCAGCGCGTTTCTCAAGGCTGATGACAACGATCGCAGCGAGCTGCTGGAAAAGCTCACCGACACGGCGCTCTACACGCGCCTGGGCAAGCGCGCTTTCGACAAAAGCAAGGAAACCCGCGAAGCCCACAAGTGGCTGCAAGATCAAGCGACTGGCGTCACACCGCTTGAGCCCGAGGCCCGCGCCGAACTCGATCAGCGCTTCAACGACGCCCAGCAACACCTCAAAACCCAGCAAGCACAGCTCAAGCAGCTTGAGTTGCAGAACACCTGGCTCAAAGAACTGCACCAGTGGCAGGACCAGCAGCTGGCCGCTGCTGAACAGTTGCAACAGGCCCAACAGTCGTGGGATGCCCAGGCTGGCGAACGGCTGAACCTGGCACGCCTGGAACAACTGGCACCGCAACGACATCAGTTTGCCCGGCAAACCGAGCTGAGCGCGCAACTGAGTCCGTTGGACGCGCTGATTCAGCAACACAGTCAACAGCAAAACGAGCTGCAAAACCGTCAGGTTCAACTCGAACACAGTCTGGCGTCCGCAAAAACCGCGCTGACCCAGACCCAAAGCCAACACAGCAACAGCGCCCCACTGCTGCGTCAAGCCTTCGGCGAACAGAGCAACCTGGCGCGCCTGACCCAGACCATCAACGCCTCGGCCGAACTCAAGCACAACGCCGAACAGGCCAGCACTGAAGGCCTGCAAGCCATCGCGCAGATGCTCGAGCAACAACAACGGGTTGCCGAACGCCTCGCAACGATTGCGACCCAACTGGAGCAGAGCATTCAACTGGCGCCGGTCAGCGATGCGTGGAATGCCTACCGCGAGCGGTTGCAGCAACTGATGCTGGTGGGCAATCGCCTGAAAAAGGGTCAGGCCGAACTGCTCGAACTGGAGCAACGGGCCGCCGACACCGCGACCCGACTCAGCACACAACGGCAAAGCCTGGAGCTGCTCTTCAACGAAGCCGGGGCAGAACCAGCAGCCGTTGCCGAGCAGATTCAGATCCTTGGCAGCCTGCTGCAAGACAACCGCAAGCAGCAACGCGCCATCGAAGAGCTGACGCGCTTGTGGGCCCGTCAGCAGGAGCTGGACACGCGCACGCAGGAACTGCAACAACGCCTGCAGAGCGTCCAGACAGAACGCGAACGCCTGACCCGCGAAGGCGTCCAGGCCAAGGCCGAACTGACGGTCGCCGAGCAAACCCTGAAGGTCACGCAGGACCTGCTGGAGCGTCAGCGCCTGGCGCGCAGTGCCAGCGTCGAAGAGTTGCGCAGACAGTTGCAGGACGACCAGCCTTGCCCGGTCTGCGGCAGCGTCGAGCATCCTTATCATCAGCCTGAAGCGTTGCTGCAAAGCCTCGGCCGGCACGATGAAAGCGAACAGGCCAACGCACAAACAGCGGTCGACCTGCTCAAGGAAAAACTGGCGGACCTGCGCACCGAGGTCGGCGGGCTGATTGCCCAGCAAAAGGAGTTGCTGCAACAACAGGAACAGCTGGCGACCCAGCAGCAGAGCCTGACACCGAGCCTTGAAGCGCATCCGCTGGCCGCCCAATTGCTGATACAAGAGGCTGGCAAACGCGACGCCTGGCTGAATCAGCAAAGCGCTCAGTTGAATCAGAGCATCGCTCAAGACGAACAGCGCCAAAGCGCCCTGCTCACCTTGCAGCAAGACGCTGCACGTCTTCAGCAACAGCTGCACGCCGCCGACCAGGCCAGCCAACAGGCCGCCCAGCAACTGGCGATCCAGCAACGCGAGTTGAGCAACGACGGCCAGCGTCTTGAAGAAGAACTGGCAGCGTTCAGCAGCCTGCTCCCGGCTCCGATCCTTGAAGGTTTGCGCAACGAGCCCGCCGCGACCTTCATGCAACTCGATCAGCAGGTTGCCCAACGTCTGGAACAGCTGGAGCTGCAACGCGAAGAACTCAGCGAACAACAGCAGCGCCAGCAAAACCTGGAGAAGGAACAGGACCGACAGCTGACACGCGTGCAGCAATTGGACGTCGCGCAACAGCAATTCACCGCACTGACCGAGCAGCAACACGCCGCGCAACAGAAACTCGCCGAACTGCTGGGCGACCAGCCGAGTGCCGAGCAGTGGCAACAGCAACTGGATCAGGCCGTCGAGCAGGCCCGACAGACTGAAGCAACAGCCAATCAAGCGCTGCAGGAAGTCCGCAGCCAGCAGATTCAGTTGGCCGCCGAGCTCAAGGCAGAGCAACAACACCAGCAAGCCCTGGAAGCGGAAAGTCATGAACTGAGCGGCAAGATTGCCGAGTGGCGCGCCCTTCATCCGGAACTGGACGATGGCGGTCTGGAGCAACTGCTGGCGTTCAGCGACGAGCACGTCAGCCAACTGCGCCAACAGCTTCAGCTCAGCGAAAAAGCCATCGAGCAAGCCAAGGTGCTACTGCATGAGCGCGAACAACGCTTGCACAGCCATCAGGTGCAGCACAACGGCAAGCTCGACGCCGAACAACTGGCCACTGCCCTCAGCGAGCTGCAACACCAGTTCGGCATCAGCGAACAGCTCTGCGCCGAACTGCGTGCGCAACAAGCCGAAGATCAACGCCGTCAGGACGCCAATCAGGCGCTGGCACAACGGATTAGCGAGGCCTACAACGAGTGGCAGCGCTGGGCACGGCTGAATGCCTTGATCGGTTCAGCCACTGGCGACACCTTCCGCAAGATCGCCCAGGCCTACAACCTGGACCTGCTGGTGCATCACGCCAACGCCCAGTTGCGGCAACTGGTGCGTCGCTACCGGCTCAAGCGGGGTGGCAGCATGCTCGGCTTGCTGGTGATGGACACAGAAATGGGCGACGAACTGCGTTCGGTGCATTCGCTGTCGGGCGGCGAAACCTTCCTGGTGTCGCTGGCACTGGCACTGGGCCTGGCCTCGATGGCGTCGAGCACGCTGAAAATCGAATCGCTGTTCATCGATGAAGGCTTTGGCAGCCTCGATCCCGAGTCACTGCAATTGGCAATGGATGCCCTCGACGGGTTGCAGGCGCAAGGGCGCAAGGTCGGGGTGATCTCTCACGTGCAGGAAATGCACGAGCGAATCCCCGTGCAGATTCAGGTTCGCCGCCAGGGCAATGGCCTGAGCACGCTGGAGGTCAAATGAACACGCCGACGCTCTACTCCTTCCGGCGTTGCCCCTACGCCATGCGCGCACGCATGGCGCTGCGTTACAGTTCAGTGGCGGTGGACATTGTCGAGGTCAGCCTGAAGGCCAAACCGCCGCAAATGCTCGCGTTGTCGAGCAAGGGCACAGTGCCGGTGCTGAGCCTTGACGGTCGAGTGATCGAAGAAAGCCTGGAAATCATGCAGTGGGCGCTGGAGCAGAATGACCCGCAGGACTGGTTGCTCAAGGATGACTCTGCGGCGCAGCAACGTGGCGCGGCGCTGATCGAAGCAAACGATCAGACGTTCAAGCTGCACCTCAATCGCTACAAATACGCTGAGCGCTACCCGGAACAACCCATGGAGTATTACCGCGCAGAAGGCGAAGTGTTTTTGCACGAACTGGATGAGTTGCTGCAACAGCGAGCTTATCTGGTGGCCGATCATGTGAGCCTGGCGGACATCGCACTGGCGCCGTTCATCCGCCAGTTTGCCCATGTCGACCGTGACTGGTTTACCCAGACGCCTTATCGGCATCTTCAAGTGTGGTTGCAGGGGATTCTGGAGTCAGCGTTGTTCAGCGCCGTCATGGCCAAACAACCCACCTGAACCCACCTCGTAGGCGCTGCCTTCGGCAGCTCCTACAGAGGCATCGTTATGCCAACGCGCTGCACATTTGTAGCGCCGAGCAATCGGATCAAGTGACTTCGCTCCTGCATAAAAGTCGGCGGGGCTTGAATCTCAGTGTTGGATCTTGTGATCCAGCGCGGCATAGAAATTGGCGCTGTGTTGCAGGTATTTCTGGGTGTAGCTGTGGGTGCCGGATTTTTTCGAGCTGATCTCAACGTTGGCACTGGCTGGCAGAACAACGCTGGCTGAGATGGCGGAAGCGGCAATCACGGAGAAGAGATTGAAGTTCATGGCGGTAACCCTCGTAGATTCGGTTGGCTTTTGCCGGTGTAGGCGGTGAAGCAAACTTACGCCCGAGGGTTGCTGCTCTTGAAATCTTTTGCAGCAGTAGCGGATATCACTCAGATTAATAGAACCGCGCAGGCCCCGGCGTACGGGACCTGCGGCTTATTGACGCAGGAAAAACCTGATATCGCTGGGTGAGTCAAACGGCAGTTTTTGCACGGTTTTGCCCAGCAGACCGCTCTTCACATCACGCTCGATGATGACGATCTGGTTGCTCTTCTGGTTGGCGACCAACACGAACTTGCCGCTCGGATCGAGGCTGAACTCACGCGGGTGATCCCCCTCCACCGAACGCCGCTGAAGCGCCTTGAGCTCGCCACTGGCCGGATCGATGGCAAACACCAGCAACTCGTTAGCGGTACCCCGATTGCTGACGTAGAGGAACTTGCCATCTGCCGAAGCATGCAGCGCGGCGGCGGCTTTCTGTGCCTGGGGCTGGCCAGCCGCCAGGTCGACCATCTGCCGCTGGGTCAGCTTGCCGGCCTGATAGTCGAACACGGCAACTTGCGCGCTCATCTCCAGGGTCAGGTACGCGTGCTTGCCGTCACCACTGAACAGCAAATGCCGCGGCCCGCTACCGGGTGGCAACTGGACCGATGCTGGCGTGGCGGCGGTCAGCGGCCGTTCCGGATTGGCCATGGGGTCATAGTGGTAGACAAAAATCCTGTCGGCGCCCAGGTCGTTGGCAAACACATACTGACCGTCCGGCGAGGACACCGTCGAATGCACGTGCGCCGACATCTGCCGTTCGGGGTTGACCCTGCTTGACGAATGGCTGCTCAACTGCACTGGCGGCATCAGCGTGCCATCGGCGCTCACTGGCAATACGGCAAGGCTGCCACCCGGGTCTTCGGCCACCGAATAATTGCTGACAAACAGGTGCTTGCCGTCAGCGCTCAGACTGGAATGGGTCGGCTCGTTGCCCAGGCTTTGCACCTGACTGATCAGGCTCAGTTGGTGGGTTTTCGGCTCGACCGCAAAACTGCTGACCCGCCCTACCGGATCGGCTTGCCCTGGACCATTTTCGTTAACCACAAACAGTCGCCGCTGATCGCTGGACAAGGTCAACCATGACGGGTTGGCACTCTTGACCACTTGCAACGGCGTAGCGTCGAGTTGACCACTCTGGCTGTCGAATTTGAGTCGGTAGATCCCTTGGCTCTGACCCTGGGTGTAGGTGCCGACCAGCAGTTCATGGATGTCGACGGGGGCGGCCTGCACCCCCATTGCGCCGACGCTGCCAGCCATCAACAGTGGCCAGACGTTACGCACCCTCATGCTCGTCATCCCCTTCGTCACCACCACCGAACGCTTCCATGCATACCAATCGGTGCTCACCGGAATCACCGGTGATGGTCCAGCTCTGCAGCGTCTGATCGAATACCGCCGCCTGCACCTGAGCCGGGCTGAACTCCCAGTGTTTGGCGACACGCCCGTCCATGCACTCGATGTGCAATTGATCATTCTCATCCAGCGAAAATTCAAAGGCATGCAAGCCATCGATTTCCAGCATGTCGCAGGTTTCAAGGGTAGTCAGCAAGGTGTCGGATGAGGCAGTCATGGCAGTCAATCTTTGAATTGGAAAACGCTAATGATAGGTCAAATTGCCGGGCAGACCTAAACGCCCTGCCACAGATAATGTTCAATGCAAAAAAAACCGCAGCCTGGGCTGCGGTTTTGATTGGCACCTGACAGGCGCCGGCTCTTAGTGAGCGAACAACGAATTGCCCTTCTGCCCGGCGAGTTTTTCCGGTTTGATCAGGAAGCGTGCCAGCGCCGGCAACAGCCACAGTGCGCCAAACATGTTCCAGAGCAGCATGAAGGTCAGCATCAGGCCCATGTCGGCCTGGAACTTGATCGCCGAGAAGATCCAGGTACACACACCGATGGCCAGGCACAGACCGGTGAACAGCACCGCTTTACCGGTGGACTTCAGGGTCTGGTAATACGCCTCTTGCAACGGCAGGCCGGCACGCAGGAAACTTTCCAGACGGCTGTAGATGTAGATGCCGTAGTCCACGCCGATCCCCACCCCGAGCGCTACCACCGGCAAGGTCGCGACTTTAACGCCGATGCCCATGAACGCCATCAGTGCGTTGCCCAGCACCGAGGTCAGGACCAACGGCAGCACAATGCACAAGGTCGCCGCCCAGGAACGGAAGGTGATCATGCACATGGTCGCCACGCAGAGGTACACCAGGACCAGAATGGTCAGTTCGGATTCCTTGATCACCTCGTTGGTGGCCGCTTCGATCCCGGCGTTACCGGCAGCAAGAATGAACTCCAGACCGTCCTTGTTGTTCTCCTTGGCGAACTCCTGCACTGCATGCACTGCACGGTCGAGGGTTTCGGCCTTGTGGTCATTGAGGAACACCAGTACTGGCGCCAGCGAGCAGCTGTTGTTGTACAGGCCATCGGCACGGGCGATAGAGTTGTTCAGCACGTCCGGGTTACGCGACAGGGTTTCCCATTTCAGGTTGCCCTCGTTCATGCCCTTGATCATCTGCTTGGAGACGGTCACCAGGGAAATCGCCGATTGCACGCCCTCGGTGTTCTGCATCTTCCACATCAGTTCATCGATCGGCGCCATGGCCTCATAACGCGAGCAGCCTTCAGCCTTGGTCTTGACCATCACCACCAGCACATCGGAGCTGGTGGAGTAGTTCTTGATGATGAAGTTGTTGTCCTGGTTGTAGCGCGAGTCCGGACGTAGCTCCGGCGCACCTTGGTCGAGGTCACCGATTTTCAGGTTCTGGCTGTACCAGAGGCCGCCACCAAAGGCGATCAGCGCCAGGAGGATCGAGACCGGTGCGACTTTCGAGCTGGCAAAGTTCGACAGCAGACGCCAGAACCTATGCTCACGGACTGCATCTTTCTTGCTGCGCTCGACGGCACGTTTGCTGATGCCAACGTAGGAAATTGCCACTGGCAGCAGGATCAGGTTGGTGAACACAATCACCGCCACGCCGATGGACGCGCCGATGGCCAGTTCACGAATCACCCCGATATCGATGATCAGCAAGGTAATGAAGCCCACCGCATCCGCAAGGATCGCAATCATCCCCGGCAGAAACAGCTGACGGAACGTGCGCCGGGCGGCGGTCAAGGCGTTGTCCGCCTCGCTGGACTGCAAGGCAATGCCGTTGATCTTTTGCACACCGTGGGAAATACCGATGGCGAAGATCAGAAACGGCACCAGCATCGAATACGGGTCCAGACCAAAGCCGAAAGCGTGCATCAACCCGAGCTGCCAGACCACCGCCACCAGGGTGGTGCTCAAGACCGCCACGGTACTGCGCAGGCAGTTGGTGAACCACAGCAACAGAATCAGGGTGATGACGAACGCCACACCGAAAAACATGACCACCATGATCAGGCCGTCAATCAGGTCACCAACCTTCTTGGCAAAACCGACGATATGGATCTTTACATTGGGGTTCTGCTTTTCGAACTTGTTGCGGATCTTCTCTTCAAGTTCGTGGGAGAACTTCTGGTAGTCCAGCGCCAGCAGCTTGCCCTGGTCCTGCGGGTCCGGGTAAGACTCCAACAGCGGAATATCGACGATGCTCGACTTGAAGTCGTTGGACACCAACCGACCGACCTGACCGGACTTGAGTACGTTGTTGCGCAGCAGGTCGAGGCTGTCGGCCGAGCCGTTGTAGCTCTGCGGGATCACTTCACCGCCGGCAAAGCCCTCCTCGGTCACTTCGGTCCAGCGCACGCTCGGGCTCCACAGCGACTTGAGGCCGGAGCGGTCAACACCGGAGATGTAGAACACCTCGTCGTTGATCTGGCGCAGGGTCTCCATGTACTCCTTGGAGAAGATGTCGCCATCGGTGGCTTCCACGGAAATACGCACGGTGTTGCCGAGGTTGGCCAGGTCGTTGCGATGCTCCATCATCTTTTCAATGAAAGGATGCTTGAGCGGGATCATTTTTTCGAAACTGGTGGACGGCCGGATCAGCGTCGCCTGCCAGAACAGGAAGAGGCTGACCAGCAGGCAGATGACGATCACTGCCGGGCGGTTGTTGAAAATCAGGCGCTCGAGAAGCGTCGCCTTGTCCTGATGATGACTGCTCATGGATGTCATAGCTCCGCCTCTAGTTATTTGCCCAGCTCGGCGCCGATTGGCGAAGTAGCGCGAACGCCGCCCTGTCCTACCAGAATCAAGTTGCCATTGCCTGCCGCCGTGACCGCCGAAACGGAAATGCGGTCGGGACGGTTAAATACGCTGAAGGTCATGCCGTCATCGCTGCTGCGCACCACACTGCCGCCGTTGCCAACAATCACGATGCTGCCGTCGTCGAGCAAGGTCGCACCGGACAGACCGAACTCCAGCGCGCCACGTGCGGCCTTGAGCTCGACCGGCGCCCAGGTGCTGCCAAAGTCAGTGGAGCGGAACAGGTTGCCGCGAAGACCATAGGCCAGCAATGTGGCCGGTGTGGCCGTGCCGATCACCCCGAACAGCGAACCCTTGTATGGCCCTTCAAGACGTTCCCAGGTTT
It encodes:
- a CDS encoding lactonase family protein, producing MRVRNVWPLLMAGSVGAMGVQAAPVDIHELLVGTYTQGQSQGIYRLKFDSQSGQLDATPLQVVKSANPSWLTLSSDQRRLFVVNENGPGQADPVGRVSSFAVEPKTHQLSLISQVQSLGNEPTHSSLSADGKHLFVSNYSVAEDPGGSLAVLPVSADGTLMPPVQLSSHSSSRVNPERQMSAHVHSTVSSPDGQYVFANDLGADRIFVYHYDPMANPERPLTAATPASVQLPPGSGPRHLLFSGDGKHAYLTLEMSAQVAVFDYQAGKLTQRQMVDLAAGQPQAQKAAAALHASADGKFLYVSNRGTANELLVFAIDPASGELKALQRRSVEGDHPREFSLDPSGKFVLVANQKSNQIVIIERDVKSGLLGKTVQKLPFDSPSDIRFFLRQ
- a CDS encoding glutathione S-transferase, with the protein product MNTPTLYSFRRCPYAMRARMALRYSSVAVDIVEVSLKAKPPQMLALSSKGTVPVLSLDGRVIEESLEIMQWALEQNDPQDWLLKDDSAAQQRGAALIEANDQTFKLHLNRYKYAERYPEQPMEYYRAEGEVFLHELDELLQQRAYLVADHVSLADIALAPFIRQFAHVDRDWFTQTPYRHLQVWLQGILESALFSAVMAKQPT
- a CDS encoding DUF5629 family protein, producing the protein MTASSDTLLTTLETCDMLEIDGLHAFEFSLDENDQLHIECMDGRVAKHWEFSPAQVQAAVFDQTLQSWTITGDSGEHRLVCMEAFGGGDEGDDEHEGA
- a CDS encoding AAA family ATPase, giving the protein MKILAIRLKNLASLAGPFEIDFTAEPLASAGLFAITGPTGAGKSTLLDALCLALFGAVPRLNNTGRDAKVPDADGEIATGDPRTLLRRGTGDGYAEVDFVGIDGRRYRARWEANRAREKANGKLQASRQSLRDLDTDQLLASQKGEYKTQLEAVLGLNFEQFTRAVMLAQSEFSAFLKADDNDRSELLEKLTDTALYTRLGKRAFDKSKETREAHKWLQDQATGVTPLEPEARAELDQRFNDAQQHLKTQQAQLKQLELQNTWLKELHQWQDQQLAAAEQLQQAQQSWDAQAGERLNLARLEQLAPQRHQFARQTELSAQLSPLDALIQQHSQQQNELQNRQVQLEHSLASAKTALTQTQSQHSNSAPLLRQAFGEQSNLARLTQTINASAELKHNAEQASTEGLQAIAQMLEQQQRVAERLATIATQLEQSIQLAPVSDAWNAYRERLQQLMLVGNRLKKGQAELLELEQRAADTATRLSTQRQSLELLFNEAGAEPAAVAEQIQILGSLLQDNRKQQRAIEELTRLWARQQELDTRTQELQQRLQSVQTERERLTREGVQAKAELTVAEQTLKVTQDLLERQRLARSASVEELRRQLQDDQPCPVCGSVEHPYHQPEALLQSLGRHDESEQANAQTAVDLLKEKLADLRTEVGGLIAQQKELLQQQEQLATQQQSLTPSLEAHPLAAQLLIQEAGKRDAWLNQQSAQLNQSIAQDEQRQSALLTLQQDAARLQQQLHAADQASQQAAQQLAIQQRELSNDGQRLEEELAAFSSLLPAPILEGLRNEPAATFMQLDQQVAQRLEQLELQREELSEQQQRQQNLEKEQDRQLTRVQQLDVAQQQFTALTEQQHAAQQKLAELLGDQPSAEQWQQQLDQAVEQARQTEATANQALQEVRSQQIQLAAELKAEQQHQQALEAESHELSGKIAEWRALHPELDDGGLEQLLAFSDEHVSQLRQQLQLSEKAIEQAKVLLHEREQRLHSHQVQHNGKLDAEQLATALSELQHQFGISEQLCAELRAQQAEDQRRQDANQALAQRISEAYNEWQRWARLNALIGSATGDTFRKIAQAYNLDLLVHHANAQLRQLVRRYRLKRGGSMLGLLVMDTEMGDELRSVHSLSGGETFLVSLALALGLASMASSTLKIESLFIDEGFGSLDPESLQLAMDALDGLQAQGRKVGVISHVQEMHERIPVQIQVRRQGNGLSTLEVK
- a CDS encoding ABC-F family ATP-binding cassette domain-containing protein, whose protein sequence is MTQRLLQLDHVSFNLPDGRVLFDDLNHTFSARATGIVGANGCGKSLLGRLLTGEQRPTSGIVRREGRVYAVAQLLEPERYPSVAALAGVAPVLAALDRIAQGSVDDDDHSLAVDQWDCATRLEAELERIGLGHLNAAARTDTLSGGERQRVALLGAWLSRADWLILDEPSNHLDIDQQHKLAQQIDRWPNGLVLISHDRSLLEHMNEIVELSPLGLSAYGGNYSQYAAAREQEQQSFQSALQGERAQAKREQREMVVQMERQQRRNARGDRQARDGNQTKLITNAQKERSENSQGKLRLNQQLAREQQQQRIAEARARCAPEIQRMMLSPESVVPNGKLILQLNDVVLPFGDTAPVNLTLTGPMRMAILGANGSGKSTLLQVIAGELPVREGKLIRHCHVGWLDQHAGLQYPERTAVQWLYESNPELPEAEAQTRLAQMGIDADRAMLKTCQLSGGERLKIALAAQLYAQRPPQLLLLDEPDNHLDLPSRVALEQMLDQYQGALIVVSHDSAFLQAIHLDAELHLKS
- a CDS encoding exonuclease SbcCD subunit D C-terminal domain-containing protein encodes the protein MRLFHTSDWHLGQNLHGQERDFEHGCFLDWLLRQLGLEKPDVLLIAGDIFDTVNPPVKAQERLYDFIVSAHEQQPSLTIVMIAGNHDSGSRIELPAPLMRRLRTHALGRVLWLDDGQLDAERLLIPLPDASGEIAAWCLALPFLRPAEVTGAHLGDDYLRGIGQVHEWLIAAANAKRQPGQALIAISHAHMAGGSVSEDSERSLIIGNAEALPASLFGQSISYVALGHLHKPQKVNGEERIRYSGSPIPLSFSEIGYPHQILDITLDGETLLSVEPRLIPRAVNLQRLGPAPLSEILTQLADLPNIDLLADLQRQPWLEVRVRLDEPQPDLRQQIETALQGKAVRLVRIAAEYAGSGSRDGADDNGQLIELDQLTPQELFSRAWLDNYGSAVDEQTLKDFALLLQDVQQESEQP